Proteins from a genomic interval of Heteronotia binoei isolate CCM8104 ecotype False Entrance Well chromosome 5, APGP_CSIRO_Hbin_v1, whole genome shotgun sequence:
- the LOC132571630 gene encoding zinc finger protein OZF-like, whose amino-acid sequence MDNQRNKDDEELNQEMPNGLENEDLKTNVRIRGSPKRKKRDHMAEKHNRKKQNIHFPRHRIRNARKSIQCGKYFRNKSQLVVHQRIRRQEKPSEYSETRNKFSQNSTLLVHQKNHTEEKPFECFECGKRFTHIGNLQRHQRSHLGEKPYECSECGKRFSQSGSLQAHQRTHTGEKPFQCSECGKRFSTSSRLQTHHKTHMGEKPFKCSECGKSFSTSSNLQTHERTHTGEKPFECSECGKKFTQSASLHYHQRTHTGEKPFECSECGKRFSRSGHLQSHQRTHTGEKPFGCSKCGKQFSEWESLQTHHRTHTGEKPFKCSECGKRFGYSCSLQLHQRTHTGEKPFECSECRKKFSQSGSLQAHQRTHTGEKPFQCSECGKRFGYRCSLQLHQRTHTGEKPFECSECGKRFSRSGHLQSHQRTHTGEKPFGCSECGKRFSQSSHLRLHQRTHTREKPFECSECGKRFSLRESLQEHQRTHTG is encoded by the coding sequence ATGGATAATCAGAGGAATAAGGATGATGAGGAACTTAATCAGGAAATGCCAAACGGACTTGAAAATGAAGATCTGAAAACAAATGTCAGGATTCGAGGCAGTCCGAAGAGGAAGAAACGCGACCATATGGCTGAGAAGCATAATAGAAAAAAGCAGAATATACATTTTCCAAGGCATAGGATAAGGAATGCAAGGaaatccattcagtgtggaaagtatttcagaaataaATCACAGCTCGTTGTGCACCAAAGAATACGCAGACAGGAGAAACCTTCTGAATACTCAGAGACCAGAAATAAGTTCAGTCAGAATAGCACTCTTCTTGTGCACCAAAAAAACCACACAGAAGAGAAACCCTTTGAGTgctttgagtgtggaaagagattcactcacaTAGGCAATCTTCAACGACATCAGAGATCCCACctaggggagaaaccatatgaatgctcagagtgtggcaagagattcagtcagagtggaagTCTTCAagcgcatcagagaacccacacaggggagaaaccttttcagtgctcagaatgtggaaagagattcagtacgagcAGCAGACTTCAAACACATCATAAAACCCACatgggggagaaaccttttaagtgctcagagtgtgggaaaagtttcagtACCAGCAGCAATCTTCAAACACatgagagaacccacacaggggagaaaccatttgaatgctcagagtgtggaaagaaattcactcAGAGTGCCAGTCTTCactatcatcagagaacccacacaggggagaaaccttttgagtgctcagagtgtggaaagagattcagtcggagtggccatcttcaatcgcatcagagaacccacacaggggagaaaccctttggatgctcaaagtgtggaaagCAATTCAGTGAGTGGGAGAGTCTTCAAAcacatcatagaacccacacaggggagaaaccttttaagtgctcagagtgtggaaagagatttggttATAGCTGCAGTCTtcagctgcatcagagaacccacacaggggagaaaccttttgaatgctcagaatgcagaaagaaattcagtcagagtggaaGTCTTCAagcgcatcagagaacccacacaggggagaaaccttttcagtgctcagaatgtggaaagagatttggttATAGGTGCAGTCTtcagctgcatcagagaacccacacaggggagaaaccttttgagtgctcagagtgtggaaagagattcagtcggagtggccatcttcaatcacatcagagaacccacacaggggagaaaccttttggctgctcagagtgtggaaagagattcagtcagagtagccatcttcgacttcatcagagaacccacacaagggagaaaccttttgagtgctcagagtgtggaaagagattcagtctgagggagagtcttcaagaacatcagagaacacATACAGGGTAG